A single region of the Erythrobacter sp. genome encodes:
- a CDS encoding preprotein translocase subunit YajC, which translates to MRPMLLALSVLTGLAAAAPAHAQDNRQDTADGRTFVRPYIEVGQVLSAELSPGDDVLTFTQVAAGVDANRQGRNSGVSVSLRYERNIAWGDDQVDTETLSGVARGYLSLVPRALTFEAGGLASRTRVDGGGGVSSNPLVREDAESQIYSIYAGPTLATNVGAVAINGFARVGYNRFETENAVFDNAGNAIDVFDDSVTYNGRVTASTRSGEPLPVGLAVTGGIFQEEISNLDQRVRDAFVRADVTVPLTPSLALVGGVGYEDVEISSRDALRDANGDPVIGADGRLVTDTASPRLIAFDVDGLLWDVGVLWRPSSRTSLEARVGERYDSTTYYGNFTYRPNTRSALAIVAYDGVSGFGGVLNNALAGLSSDFTAFRNPVTGDFGGLVSGGEGLGTIGALGSVRSAAFRGRGVRASYQRTIGRLNAAIGAGYDRRTFIAAAGTPLEAADGLTDESYYITGALSRQVGQRAIVTANAYVNWFESATDGGDVTAFGASASYNRSLTQRLSARAALSVDYFDSEFTAEDFAFATALLGLRYDF; encoded by the coding sequence ATGCGCCCGATGCTTCTCGCCCTTTCTGTCCTTACCGGCCTGGCCGCCGCTGCCCCGGCCCATGCCCAGGACAACCGCCAGGACACGGCCGACGGGCGCACTTTCGTGCGGCCCTATATCGAAGTCGGCCAGGTCCTTTCGGCCGAGCTGTCGCCGGGCGACGACGTACTCACATTCACTCAGGTCGCCGCTGGGGTCGATGCCAACCGGCAGGGCCGCAATTCGGGCGTCTCGGTATCCCTGCGCTACGAACGCAACATAGCCTGGGGCGACGACCAGGTCGACACCGAAACGCTGAGCGGGGTCGCGCGCGGCTATCTTTCGCTCGTCCCGCGCGCGCTGACGTTCGAGGCGGGCGGGCTCGCGAGCCGCACGCGGGTTGACGGCGGCGGGGGCGTCTCCAGCAACCCGCTGGTGCGCGAGGACGCGGAAAGCCAGATCTATTCGATCTATGCCGGGCCGACGCTCGCCACCAATGTCGGAGCGGTCGCCATCAACGGCTTCGCGCGGGTCGGCTACAACCGTTTCGAGACCGAGAACGCGGTGTTCGACAACGCTGGCAATGCCATCGACGTGTTCGACGACAGCGTGACCTATAACGGCCGCGTGACCGCCTCGACCCGCTCGGGCGAACCGCTTCCGGTCGGGCTCGCAGTGACGGGCGGGATCTTTCAGGAGGAGATCTCCAATCTCGACCAGCGCGTGCGCGATGCCTTCGTGCGCGCCGATGTCACCGTGCCGCTTACCCCCTCGCTCGCGCTGGTGGGCGGCGTGGGTTACGAGGACGTGGAAATTTCCAGCCGCGACGCGCTGCGCGATGCGAACGGCGATCCGGTGATCGGAGCGGACGGGCGGCTCGTGACCGACACGGCAAGCCCGCGGCTTATCGCATTCGATGTAGACGGCCTGCTTTGGGACGTCGGCGTTCTGTGGCGCCCGAGTTCGCGCACCTCGCTTGAAGCGCGGGTCGGAGAGCGTTACGACTCAACGACTTACTACGGAAACTTCACCTATCGTCCGAATACCCGCAGCGCGCTGGCCATTGTCGCTTATGACGGGGTGAGCGGCTTCGGCGGGGTGCTGAACAACGCGCTCGCCGGCCTGTCGAGCGACTTCACCGCTTTCCGCAATCCCGTCACCGGCGATTTCGGCGGCCTCGTGAGCGGCGGCGAAGGTCTCGGCACGATCGGCGCGCTCGGCTCGGTCCGCTCGGCGGCTTTCCGCGGCCGGGGTGTGCGGGCGAGCTACCAGCGCACCATCGGCAGGCTCAATGCCGCGATCGGCGCGGGATACGACCGGCGCACCTTCATCGCTGCGGCCGGAACGCCGCTCGAAGCGGCGGACGGCCTGACGGACGAAAGCTATTACATCACCGGCGCGCTCTCGCGACAGGTGGGCCAGCGCGCGATCGTCACCGCCAATGCCTATGTCAACTGGTTCGAAAGCGCGACCGACGGGGGCGATGTGACCGCCTTCGGCGCTTCGGCCTCCTATAACCGCTCGCTGACCCAGCGCCTGTCCGCCCGTGCCGCGCTGTCGGTCGATTATTTCGACAGCGAGTTCACCGCCGAGGACTTCGCCTTCGCCACGGCGCTGCTCGGCCTGCGCTACGATTTCTGA
- a CDS encoding XrtA/PEP-CTERM system-associated ATPase yields the protein MYEEFYGFSARPFQLTPDPQFWFESVTHKKAMSYLGYGLGQGEGFIVITGEVGAGKSTLVAHLMERIDPEALTVAQVVTSSLDGEEIVHVVAQAFGLAVEGHDKAAALGAIERFLQDEARAGRRCLLVVDECQNLALEALEELRMLSNFQLGSHPLLQSLLLGQPEFRRTLAHHPGLDQLRQRIIASHHLAPLGEDEIEAYVTHRLMQVGWDARPALGEGLVEKLYIASEGIPRRVNRLMNRLLLLGAIEEEEALTPAMLEAVVEEMAGDEAEGSQAEAPKPARSHAQPAEPQEAGSVPPEEVAALLAQRDARTAELEAAILELQAAGASTGGDDAPRALDPEIAETIRKLEARLEEQEQSLRHVLTMLIEWFEDDAAREAA from the coding sequence ATGTACGAGGAATTCTACGGCTTCAGCGCCCGCCCCTTCCAGCTCACGCCGGACCCGCAGTTCTGGTTCGAGAGCGTCACGCACAAGAAGGCGATGAGCTATCTCGGCTATGGTCTTGGCCAGGGCGAAGGCTTCATCGTCATCACCGGCGAAGTCGGCGCGGGCAAGTCCACGCTGGTCGCGCACCTCATGGAACGGATCGACCCCGAGGCGCTCACCGTCGCGCAGGTGGTCACCTCGTCGCTCGACGGAGAGGAGATCGTTCACGTTGTCGCACAAGCTTTCGGCCTTGCGGTCGAAGGGCATGACAAGGCCGCCGCGCTCGGCGCGATCGAGCGCTTTCTGCAGGACGAGGCGCGCGCCGGGCGGCGCTGCCTGCTGGTGGTCGACGAATGCCAGAACCTCGCGCTCGAAGCGCTCGAGGAACTGCGGATGCTGTCGAATTTCCAGCTCGGCTCGCATCCGCTGCTGCAGAGCCTGCTGCTCGGCCAGCCCGAATTCCGCCGCACGCTTGCCCATCACCCCGGGCTAGATCAGCTGCGCCAGCGGATCATCGCCTCGCATCACCTCGCGCCGCTGGGCGAGGACGAGATCGAAGCCTATGTCACGCACCGCCTCATGCAGGTCGGATGGGACGCCCGCCCGGCGCTGGGCGAGGGGCTGGTGGAGAAACTCTACATCGCCTCCGAGGGAATCCCGCGGCGGGTTAACCGGCTGATGAACCGCCTCCTGCTGCTCGGCGCGATCGAGGAAGAGGAAGCGCTCACTCCCGCCATGCTCGAAGCCGTGGTCGAGGAGATGGCGGGCGATGAAGCCGAAGGATCGCAGGCCGAAGCGCCGAAGCCTGCGCGCTCGCACGCTCAGCCCGCCGAGCCGCAGGAAGCGGGCTCGGTCCCTCCGGAAGAGGTCGCCGCGCTTCTTGCGCAGCGCGATGCCCGCACTGCCGAGCTCGAAGCGGCGATCCTCGAATTGCAGGCTGCCGGGGCTTCGACCGGCGGGGATGATGCTCCGCGCGCGCTCGACCCGGAGATTGCCGAAACGATCCGCAAGCTCGAAGCGCGGCTCGAGGAGCAGGAGCAGTCGCTGCGCCACGTGCTGACAATGCTGATCGAATGGTTCGAGGACGACGCCGCGCGGGAGGCGGCCTGA
- a CDS encoding XrtA system polysaccharide deacetylase encodes MPANGLSVDVEEWFQVGAFERVIGRGEWDGIASRVEGNVDFLIDLFAAAGVHATFFTLGWVAERQPALMRRIIDAGHEIASHGYDHARVFTLSRRAFAEDIARARRIIEDAAGVAVKGYRAPSFSIDARNPWAFEELAAQGYAYSSSVAPVVHDHYGWPEAPRFAFRPVAGSDLVELPVTTAMLGRRRVAAGGGGFFRVLPYGFSRWAIRQVNRVDERPAMFYFHPWEIDPGQPRVGNAPLRSRLRHYTGLEAMAGKLRRLLGDFAWGRVDAVAEREVLRAEDWPVASPPARQAA; translated from the coding sequence ATGCCTGCCAACGGCCTGTCGGTCGATGTCGAGGAGTGGTTCCAGGTCGGCGCGTTCGAGCGCGTGATCGGGCGCGGCGAGTGGGACGGGATCGCGAGCCGGGTCGAGGGCAATGTCGACTTCCTTATCGACCTGTTCGCCGCAGCCGGGGTCCACGCGACATTCTTCACGCTGGGCTGGGTGGCGGAGCGGCAACCGGCGCTGATGCGGCGCATCATCGATGCGGGACACGAGATTGCCAGCCACGGCTATGACCACGCGCGCGTCTTCACCCTTTCGCGCCGCGCCTTCGCCGAGGACATCGCAAGGGCGCGCCGCATCATCGAGGATGCTGCGGGCGTGGCTGTGAAGGGCTACCGCGCGCCGAGCTTTTCGATCGATGCGCGCAATCCATGGGCCTTTGAGGAACTGGCGGCGCAGGGCTATGCTTATTCCTCCAGCGTCGCGCCGGTGGTGCACGACCATTACGGTTGGCCCGAAGCGCCGCGCTTCGCCTTTCGTCCGGTTGCGGGCTCCGACCTCGTCGAGCTGCCGGTGACCACCGCCATGCTCGGCCGCCGGCGGGTCGCGGCGGGCGGAGGCGGGTTCTTCCGCGTCCTGCCCTATGGCTTTTCACGCTGGGCGATCCGGCAGGTCAACCGCGTCGATGAACGCCCGGCGATGTTCTATTTCCACCCCTGGGAGATCGATCCCGGCCAGCCGCGCGTGGGCAACGCCCCGCTGCGCTCGCGCCTGAGGCATTACACCGGGCTCGAGGCGATGGCGGGCAAGCTGCGCCGCCTGCTGGGCGATTTCGCCTGGGGGAGGGTCGATGCGGTGGCGGAGCGCGAGGTGCTGCGGGCGGAAGACTGGCCGGTGGCATCCCCGCCCGCAAGGCAGGCCGCATGA
- a CDS encoding FemAB family XrtA/PEP-CTERM system-associated protein, whose protein sequence is MNAPVRLSETVRAVDLHDPGEVRRIEAFVRERGASLFHRPAWLLGVEAGTGQRAGGFFAQRMGTITGWLPLTEVRSALFGKALVSSGFGVGGGICAESEAAVDALAAAAERAAETRGFASVELRGTPIPPREGWRQWDDRHCGFERALAADDEAELLAIPRKARAEVRKGLANQLPVRVGRGRDDLAAHYAVYSQSVRNLGTPVFPKKLFAAMLAAFPDEADILTVFADGAPIASVLSFYHDGAVMPFWGGGTQAARGARANELMYYELMLHARKRGMERFDFGRSKTGSGPWKFKKNWGFTPQPLTYGEWSAPGRRPRDIDPTSAAYSRRIELWKKLPLPLANLIGPPIARGLA, encoded by the coding sequence ATGAACGCGCCCGTTCGCCTGTCCGAGACCGTGCGCGCGGTCGACCTGCACGATCCCGGCGAGGTGCGCCGGATCGAGGCTTTCGTGCGCGAACGCGGCGCGAGCCTGTTCCACCGTCCGGCCTGGCTGCTCGGGGTCGAAGCGGGGACGGGCCAGCGCGCGGGCGGCTTCTTCGCTCAGCGCATGGGAACGATCACAGGCTGGCTCCCGCTCACCGAAGTGCGCTCGGCCCTGTTCGGCAAGGCGCTCGTCTCGAGCGGCTTCGGCGTCGGCGGCGGGATCTGCGCGGAAAGCGAGGCGGCGGTGGATGCGCTCGCCGCCGCGGCCGAGCGCGCTGCCGAAACGCGCGGCTTCGCCAGTGTCGAACTGCGCGGGACGCCCATTCCCCCCCGCGAAGGCTGGCGGCAATGGGACGACCGGCATTGCGGGTTCGAACGGGCGCTTGCCGCCGACGACGAGGCGGAACTCCTCGCCATCCCGCGCAAGGCCCGCGCCGAGGTGCGCAAGGGGCTCGCGAACCAGCTCCCGGTACGCGTCGGGCGCGGGCGAGACGACCTGGCCGCGCATTATGCGGTCTATTCGCAAAGCGTGCGAAATCTCGGCACGCCCGTCTTCCCGAAAAAGCTCTTCGCCGCGATGCTCGCCGCCTTTCCGGATGAGGCCGACATCCTCACCGTCTTCGCAGACGGTGCGCCGATCGCGAGCGTCCTTTCCTTCTATCACGACGGTGCGGTCATGCCCTTCTGGGGCGGCGGCACGCAGGCCGCGCGAGGGGCTCGGGCGAACGAGCTGATGTACTACGAGCTCATGCTGCACGCCCGCAAGCGCGGCATGGAGCGGTTCGATTTCGGGCGCTCCAAGACCGGCAGCGGGCCGTGGAAGTTCAAGAAGAACTGGGGCTTCACGCCGCAGCCGCTGACCTATGGCGAATGGAGCGCGCCGGGCCGCCGCCCCCGCGACATCGACCCGACCAGCGCGGCCTATTCGCGCCGGATCGAGCTGTGGAAGAAGCTTCCGCTACCGCTCGCCAACCTCATCGGTCCGCCGATCGCGCGCGGGCTCGCCTGA
- a CDS encoding TIGR03087 family PEP-CTERM/XrtA system glycosyltransferase produces MGDILFLAHRVPFPPDRGDKIRSHHLLRKLAQLAPVHVGTLTESAADRAGEGALAALAASHFAPTRAKPLALAGVEAVLSGKPVSLTAFHSAALDNWVRRTIAERKIDTIVVFSGQMGQYVPDDFAGRVVIDLCDVDSAKFANYAEAGQRVWLNRREARLLACEEERLAARADATILISEPEANLLRARLPAPVADKVRVIGNGIDAARFDPAACAAHLGIVAREGPHIVFTGQMDYPPNEKAASFAARAFLPRLRRALPKAELHVVGRSPTRAVEALGECEGVSVWGEVPDIRPFLAAADCVIVPLEIARGVQNKVLEAMAMARPVLLSPQAATGIAARSGEHWLVSALDGEAMAGAACDLIADAPRAAAMGQAARRFVIDHHGWEAMLAPLDALVGRYAGKARDAA; encoded by the coding sequence ATGGGCGACATCCTGTTCCTTGCGCACCGCGTGCCGTTCCCGCCCGACCGCGGGGACAAGATCCGCTCGCACCACCTGCTGCGCAAGCTCGCGCAGCTCGCCCCGGTCCATGTCGGCACGCTTACCGAAAGCGCCGCCGACCGCGCGGGCGAGGGCGCACTCGCGGCGCTGGCGGCAAGCCATTTCGCGCCTACGCGCGCCAAACCGCTCGCCCTTGCCGGGGTCGAGGCGGTGCTTTCCGGCAAGCCCGTCAGCCTTACCGCCTTTCATTCCGCCGCGCTCGACAACTGGGTGCGGCGCACGATTGCCGAGCGGAAGATCGACACGATCGTCGTCTTCTCGGGCCAGATGGGGCAATACGTGCCGGACGATTTCGCAGGGCGCGTGGTGATCGACCTGTGCGATGTCGACAGCGCCAAGTTCGCGAATTACGCCGAGGCCGGCCAGCGCGTCTGGCTCAACCGCCGCGAAGCGCGCCTGCTTGCGTGCGAAGAGGAACGGCTCGCTGCGCGCGCCGATGCGACGATCCTAATCAGCGAGCCGGAGGCAAACCTGCTGCGCGCCCGGCTGCCCGCGCCGGTGGCGGACAAGGTTCGGGTGATCGGCAACGGGATTGACGCTGCCCGCTTCGATCCCGCCGCCTGCGCTGCACACCTGGGTATCGTCGCGCGCGAGGGGCCGCATATCGTCTTCACCGGGCAGATGGATTACCCGCCCAACGAAAAGGCCGCGAGTTTTGCCGCGCGCGCGTTCCTCCCGCGCCTGCGCCGGGCCTTGCCGAAGGCCGAACTCCACGTCGTCGGTCGCAGCCCGACCCGCGCTGTGGAGGCGCTGGGCGAATGCGAAGGCGTGAGCGTTTGGGGCGAGGTACCCGACATCCGTCCCTTCCTTGCCGCCGCCGACTGCGTCATCGTCCCGCTCGAAATTGCGCGCGGAGTGCAGAACAAGGTGCTCGAAGCGATGGCGATGGCGCGGCCCGTCCTGCTTTCGCCCCAGGCTGCGACCGGTATTGCGGCCCGCTCCGGCGAACACTGGCTGGTGAGCGCGCTCGACGGCGAGGCCATGGCCGGGGCGGCCTGCGACCTCATCGCCGATGCCCCCCGCGCGGCGGCGATGGGGCAGGCGGCGCGGCGCTTCGTGATCGATCACCACGGTTGGGAGGCGATGCTCGCACCGCTGGATGCGCTTGTCGGTCGATATGCCGGAAAGGCGCGCGATGCCGCCTGA
- the xrtA gene encoding exosortase A translates to MPPEAVTFTGADRRTLEGGWRAALTRLGLAAAALACVSAREWGEMLHQWWNIDTYNHILIVPFILAWLVGLKREALAEVEPRAWWPGVMLVGAALALWGTGRASGINLIAHAGAVGALQGAAVALLGPRIAALLALPLGFAVFLVPFGDELIPALQVVTAEIAAALTRMSGIPAELDGLHILTPFALFIVAEACSGVKFLAATLALGVLVGFTRFASWRRRAMLLGACIVVPILANGVRAWGTIMVARSFGIEAAEGFDHIVYGWVFFALVTAGLLAAAWPFFEREPEEHSWGLAQLEGSPVLTRFERGEGQRRGVFAAILGLSLLAAIVALAPLG, encoded by the coding sequence ATGCCGCCTGAGGCCGTCACCTTCACAGGCGCCGATCGCCGCACGCTCGAGGGCGGTTGGCGGGCTGCACTGACTCGGCTCGGCCTCGCTGCCGCGGCGCTTGCCTGCGTGAGCGCGCGCGAATGGGGCGAGATGCTGCACCAGTGGTGGAACATCGACACCTATAATCACATCCTCATCGTGCCCTTCATCCTCGCCTGGCTGGTCGGACTGAAGCGTGAGGCGCTCGCCGAGGTCGAGCCTCGTGCGTGGTGGCCGGGCGTGATGCTGGTCGGCGCGGCGCTCGCGCTGTGGGGTACAGGGCGCGCGAGCGGGATCAACCTCATCGCCCATGCGGGGGCGGTCGGGGCGCTGCAGGGCGCGGCGGTCGCACTGCTCGGCCCGCGGATTGCCGCGCTGCTCGCCCTGCCATTGGGCTTCGCGGTGTTTCTCGTGCCCTTTGGCGACGAGCTCATTCCCGCGCTTCAGGTCGTCACCGCCGAAATCGCCGCTGCGCTCACCCGCATGAGCGGCATCCCGGCCGAGCTCGACGGGCTCCATATCCTGACACCCTTTGCCCTCTTCATCGTCGCAGAAGCCTGTTCGGGCGTGAAGTTCCTCGCCGCCACCCTCGCTCTCGGCGTGCTGGTCGGCTTCACCCGCTTCGCCTCGTGGCGGCGGCGCGCGATGCTCCTGGGGGCCTGCATCGTCGTCCCGATCCTCGCCAACGGGGTGCGGGCGTGGGGGACGATCATGGTCGCGCGCAGCTTCGGCATCGAGGCCGCCGAGGGCTTCGATCACATCGTCTATGGCTGGGTGTTCTTCGCGCTTGTCACCGCCGGCCTGCTTGCCGCCGCCTGGCCGTTCTTCGAGCGCGAGCCGGAAGAGCATAGCTGGGGCTTGGCGCAGCTCGAAGGATCGCCGGTCCTAACCCGCTTTGAAAGGGGAGAAGGGCAGCGGCGCGGGGTCTTCGCCGCCATTCTCGGCCTCTCGCTCCTCGCCGCGATTGTCGCGCTCGCCCCGTTGGGCTAG
- a CDS encoding XrtA/PEP-CTERM system amidotransferase: MCGIAGIFHAETPKPVDPARVERMCEALVHRGPDGAGVWTAPGVGLGHRRLSVIDLEGSPQPMHSTDGRCVIVFNGEIYNFRQLRRELEAAGARFRTSGDTEVILAAYQRWGLDCLERLDGMFAFALYDLDRRALLLARDRFGVKPLFLARLSDGSLAFASELKGLLAHPLLRRRVDPKALDAYLAWGYVPDSHAILAGTRKLPAGHFLWAEHGKPLPEPRRWWDIDFSQRAHGSEADLSAELLHLMREAVQSRMVADVPLGAFLSGGVDSSSVVALMSEASAAPVRTCSIGFDVESLDETSHAEVVAQRFGTDHTARRVGHGDFAAVDELAAMFDEPFADASALPTWHVCRLAREQVTVALSGDGADEAFAGYRRQVFHRQEERVRSLLPAGLRAPLFGGLGRAWPKADWAPRPLRAKATLLALAASGEEGYSRGLSATTAEQRAALYSPELARDLAGFRAEDEVVDLMRTAPARSGLDRAQYADLAFWLPGDILTKIDRTSMAVSLEAREPLLDHRLVEFAARLPERMRVRRGTGKYLLKRCMERYLPSDILYRPKQGFVTPIAEWLRGPLAGEARAIAASPVIAESGFFDGSALARLAEAHIAGRADNSRLLWQLLMLEKSLTRLGISG; the protein is encoded by the coding sequence ATGTGCGGGATTGCCGGAATCTTCCATGCCGAAACGCCCAAACCGGTCGATCCCGCGCGGGTCGAGCGGATGTGCGAGGCGCTGGTCCATCGCGGACCAGACGGGGCAGGCGTGTGGACCGCGCCGGGCGTCGGGCTCGGCCACCGCCGCCTGTCGGTGATCGACCTCGAAGGCTCGCCCCAGCCGATGCATTCGACCGACGGGCGCTGCGTCATCGTGTTCAACGGCGAGATCTACAATTTCCGGCAATTGCGCCGAGAACTCGAAGCGGCGGGCGCGCGGTTCCGGACTTCCGGCGATACCGAGGTGATCCTCGCCGCTTATCAGCGCTGGGGGTTGGATTGCCTCGAGCGGCTCGACGGGATGTTCGCCTTCGCGCTCTACGACCTCGACAGGCGTGCGCTGCTGCTCGCCCGCGACCGGTTCGGGGTGAAGCCGCTTTTCCTCGCTCGGCTTTCCGACGGTAGCCTCGCTTTCGCCTCCGAGCTCAAGGGCCTGCTCGCCCATCCGCTGCTGCGGCGGCGGGTCGATCCCAAGGCGCTCGATGCCTACCTTGCCTGGGGCTACGTGCCCGACAGCCACGCGATCCTTGCCGGAACGCGCAAGCTGCCCGCGGGGCATTTCCTGTGGGCCGAGCACGGCAAGCCGCTGCCCGAGCCGCGCCGGTGGTGGGACATCGATTTTTCGCAGCGCGCGCACGGGAGCGAAGCGGACCTTTCGGCCGAGCTCCTCCACCTCATGCGGGAGGCGGTGCAGTCGCGCATGGTCGCCGATGTCCCGCTCGGCGCCTTCCTCTCGGGCGGGGTCGACAGCTCCAGCGTCGTGGCGCTGATGAGCGAGGCGAGCGCCGCGCCCGTGCGAACCTGCTCGATCGGCTTCGATGTCGAGAGCCTCGATGAAACGAGCCATGCCGAAGTGGTGGCGCAGCGCTTCGGGACCGATCACACCGCTCGCCGCGTCGGGCACGGCGATTTTGCGGCGGTGGACGAGCTCGCGGCGATGTTTGACGAGCCTTTCGCCGATGCCTCGGCGCTTCCAACATGGCACGTCTGCCGCCTTGCGCGCGAGCAGGTGACGGTTGCGCTGTCTGGCGACGGGGCGGACGAGGCGTTCGCGGGCTATCGCCGGCAGGTCTTTCACCGCCAAGAGGAGCGCGTGCGTTCGCTCCTTCCGGCGGGCCTGCGCGCGCCCCTGTTCGGTGGGCTCGGGCGGGCCTGGCCCAAGGCGGACTGGGCTCCGCGCCCCCTGCGGGCCAAGGCGACACTGCTGGCTCTCGCGGCGAGCGGCGAGGAAGGCTATTCGCGCGGCCTGTCGGCGACCACGGCGGAGCAGCGCGCTGCGCTTTATTCGCCAGAACTCGCGCGCGATCTTGCGGGCTTCCGAGCCGAAGACGAAGTCGTGGACCTTATGCGCACGGCCCCGGCGCGAAGCGGGCTCGACCGGGCGCAATACGCCGATCTCGCCTTCTGGCTGCCGGGCGACATCCTGACCAAGATCGACCGCACCAGCATGGCTGTCAGCCTCGAGGCGCGCGAGCCGCTGCTCGATCACCGGCTCGTCGAATTCGCCGCGCGCCTGCCCGAAAGAATGCGCGTGCGGCGTGGGACGGGCAAATACCTGCTCAAGCGCTGCATGGAACGCTACCTGCCCTCCGACATACTTTATCGGCCCAAGCAGGGCTTCGTCACGCCGATCGCCGAATGGCTGCGCGGGCCGCTCGCCGGTGAAGCGCGGGCGATCGCGGCAAGCCCGGTGATCGCCGAAAGCGGCTTCTTCGACGGTAGCGCACTCGCGCGGCTCGCCGAGGCGCATATTGCCGGGCGCGCCGACAATTCGAGGCTCCTGTGGCAATTGCTCATGCTCGAGAAGTCGCTGACAAGACTCGGCATTTCCGGCTGA
- a CDS encoding crotonase/enoyl-CoA hydratase family protein yields the protein MDSSATSAVPLTGEDEELLAESALHAAIPQELFGLGELDVLYDDRAAALWTFMNPEGRPSFTPAMLRDFESWQELIGEGFGPGKVPLRYLILGSRARDVFCFGGDLELFQRLIRDQDRDGLVRYGHRCCAILDRNINTLGIPMLTVGLVQGAALGGGFEALLSFDYIIAERQATFGLPEIMFGLYPGMGAHALLARKLGSAMADRIIVSNRTYTAEEMYEMGIVHALAEPGDGVGAVRDFLKKSDRRHAGLVGSRRAIKEVWKLDVAELNRITEMWADTALQLTETDLKVMNRLVAAQARLAERIAAA from the coding sequence ATGGACAGCAGTGCCACCAGCGCGGTCCCCTTGACCGGTGAGGACGAAGAGCTTCTCGCCGAAAGCGCGCTTCACGCGGCGATCCCGCAGGAGCTTTTCGGACTGGGCGAACTCGACGTCCTCTACGACGATCGCGCGGCCGCGCTCTGGACTTTCATGAACCCGGAGGGGCGCCCCAGTTTCACACCCGCAATGTTGCGCGATTTCGAGAGCTGGCAGGAACTGATCGGGGAGGGCTTCGGGCCGGGCAAGGTGCCGCTGCGCTATCTCATCCTCGGCAGCCGCGCGCGCGACGTGTTCTGCTTCGGCGGCGATCTCGAACTGTTCCAGCGGCTCATCCGCGACCAGGACCGCGACGGGCTGGTGCGCTACGGCCACCGCTGCTGCGCGATCCTCGACCGGAACATCAACACGCTCGGGATCCCGATGCTGACCGTGGGGCTGGTGCAGGGCGCGGCGCTCGGCGGCGGGTTCGAGGCGCTCCTTTCCTTCGACTACATCATCGCCGAGCGCCAGGCGACTTTCGGCCTGCCCGAGATCATGTTCGGCCTCTATCCCGGCATGGGCGCGCACGCCTTGCTCGCGCGCAAGCTGGGGAGCGCGATGGCCGACCGGATCATCGTCTCGAACCGGACCTACACGGCCGAGGAAATGTACGAGATGGGCATCGTCCACGCGCTCGCCGAGCCGGGGGATGGGGTGGGCGCGGTGCGCGATTTCCTCAAGAAATCGGACCGTCGCCATGCCGGCCTCGTGGGTTCGCGGCGGGCAATCAAGGAGGTCTGGAAGCTCGATGTCGCCGAACTCAACCGCATCACCGAGATGTGGGCCGACACCGCGCTGCAGCTTACTGAGACCGATCTCAAGGTGATGAACCGCCTTGTCGCGGCGCAAGCGCGCCTCGCGGAACGGATCGCGGCCGCTTAA
- a CDS encoding PaaI family thioesterase: MPPEEAGGEDGWYSWNLVDRTRYNTAVLGDMHVRREGDQCRLRMFPERRHTNLGDNIHGAATLGLIDIALFATMHLVGHGDAGPSVTVELSTQFVGAGDPERPLDAVTEIVRETGRMLFLRGQAVQGDDVVASYSGIVRKMKPR, encoded by the coding sequence ATCCCACCGGAGGAGGCGGGCGGCGAGGACGGCTGGTACAGCTGGAACCTCGTCGATCGGACGCGCTACAACACCGCGGTGCTGGGCGATATGCACGTGCGCCGCGAAGGCGACCAGTGCCGCCTGCGGATGTTTCCCGAGCGCCGCCACACCAATCTCGGTGACAATATCCACGGCGCGGCGACGCTGGGCCTGATCGACATCGCCCTGTTCGCCACCATGCACCTTGTCGGACACGGCGATGCCGGGCCGTCGGTGACGGTCGAATTGTCAACGCAATTCGTCGGCGCAGGCGATCCCGAAAGGCCGCTCGACGCCGTGACCGAAATCGTGCGCGAGACCGGGCGGATGCTGTTCCTGCGCGGGCAGGCTGTCCAGGGAGACGACGTGGTGGCGAGCTATTCGGGCATCGTGCGCAAGATGAAACCGCGCTGA